One stretch of Chryseobacterium indologenes DNA includes these proteins:
- a CDS encoding sacsin N-terminal ATP-binding-like domain-containing protein: MSLKNIVEATCKNFTDYKQPHQAVTQMASLGSLSGDLYQDSKRFIYELLQNADDAALPGLKSKVIIKLFDNILVVAHTGKTFDERDVIGISDVGNGTKKNASDKTGYKGIGFKSVFGQSNKVCIYSDGELFRFDETFEHDWPWNGTKQEWEELNDRSFKFPWPIIPIYTESEEIEPEIWKYLQDGNYNVATILHLYRPEAIGQALKELAEKIEMYLFLKNIDEIIFEDEPCTKIGIHELQDGEINISINEEPKAKYRKKAFVCDVPESVQQELQKDNDVPDKIKQATKAEIVLAARRIAEGFETCKIGEKNLYAYLPTEEKSYDIPVLVNASFYLVATRENLHKDNIWNKWLMSQVPIYLISWISELVLTDIESDAYTILPKKIEGTDSLTVEYNKSLERAKREIAFIRNSDDVLLKVDETILDITNLSTKDFVGQTPVLEYKIAETGITFPNNPFATDISNPRLKTFGVRTFEWKDFPKMAVNTPSFIDHLSIENNKLLIEHLKYQSLSEVNRMVNDVLLKDWHFILDHKGSIQAPNNLYFSEIGVSPKADSVLNFVHPQLEEWLENNRDVKLWLDGLNIKEKSDATFLINTVVRNAEEFATIDNTIETIRKAAELLRKGDITLDIPPKLSKLSILTTQGNLVSADKCYLSNAYNPRVKIQDIIEDDIFVSADYITGSNLQDLKTLFNYMGISEGFSLIVEPRKTKTILIQEEFEQAYFDQHRNLYFNGHFTPYAYKDIAKFNLLYCLHIYEFSKLFWKDAIANTLVESITKQATAFWGYSNRPGDTDGNQLENYLPWYLKNHVCIPAIDGKCYSAANVFLNTDDILKIASNYLPVFDGPQINADWRGFFNFKTKFELKDYLDILTAISSNPDHKKTDQQKVIELILDDLTNSNFNDLEEIRNWGTTGSLSDINEFYRSTKDLNFYIDGNSSDLGEGYHFAYFSQAIQKHVEFENFLKLIGITIIKQSDFTIQADDILSAKSLTDKLAFIFPYWAQWRRSEVQGGSEQVLAELKEKFKKYTFFQAEELVIRYGENWETRTNHYLIGNDLYVVTDWKKLSVLLSLGNQLCQILDAPKLQDQLQFLLLSNPKEIEDYFEYCKIPLPAQEQLIEYNDHPIAANKNSVTESINSRQIPQSFYHIPEADYDRLNYTKVIIKRAVGNIIEYLNTLPEYDCTSCFVIAESVIGGIIKNGNEITVVARPSDKNYTLLYFTSEFDVLEYVDAELWCEDGINEPKQITLGQLLKKTGINKIPVKNIDVSNDDLTSFITAPKNDQLDFNAVPFAPQKIAQIISSFANTNGGSLIFGIKEINPEHNEIVGLSNDFRIDEITKKAISFLQPIPSIEYDWVNIGDQQVYMIKTVKSDIDILFDNRKFIRVENKSLVQNEPLHNGTTINNPTFNKTIAIIIAIENYHPKNQIKPVKYANADSQRFRDMLINDLNLDEQDIYMLSNEDALKSSIEYDLRGLFLSLKEDDRLVFYYVGHGFHNGITNYLSTYDMHKSNIPGTAVSLQAILIDPLQKSKCKNALIFIDACAQSFIDENERNHWSNINEEELIILSQDFPNYSIFLSCHAGQSSYSSDILENGIWTHYLIEAIGGNVPEVIHNSKYITDILLRDYLSINVSDYAMQEQGKFQNPKAIIDSSFENVIRELN; this comes from the coding sequence ATGTCCTTAAAAAATATTGTAGAAGCAACATGCAAGAATTTCACTGATTATAAACAGCCTCACCAGGCTGTAACCCAAATGGCATCGCTTGGCTCCTTGTCTGGGGATCTATACCAAGACTCTAAGAGATTTATTTACGAACTTCTACAAAATGCCGATGATGCAGCTTTACCAGGATTAAAGTCGAAGGTTATTATAAAGCTTTTTGATAATATTCTTGTTGTTGCACATACCGGTAAAACATTTGACGAACGTGATGTTATTGGTATTTCTGATGTTGGTAATGGTACTAAAAAGAATGCAAGTGATAAAACAGGTTACAAAGGCATAGGTTTTAAATCTGTATTTGGACAGTCAAATAAGGTCTGCATCTACAGTGATGGTGAGCTATTTCGATTTGATGAAACATTTGAGCACGACTGGCCTTGGAACGGAACAAAGCAGGAATGGGAGGAATTAAACGACCGGTCATTTAAATTTCCATGGCCGATCATCCCTATTTATACTGAATCAGAGGAAATCGAACCTGAAATTTGGAAATACTTGCAGGATGGTAACTATAATGTGGCTACAATTCTTCATTTATATCGCCCAGAAGCTATTGGACAGGCATTGAAAGAATTGGCAGAAAAAATCGAAATGTACTTGTTTCTTAAAAATATCGATGAAATAATTTTTGAAGATGAGCCTTGCACAAAAATTGGGATCCATGAACTACAAGATGGAGAAATTAATATATCAATTAACGAAGAGCCTAAAGCTAAGTATCGGAAAAAAGCATTTGTTTGCGATGTCCCAGAAAGTGTTCAACAGGAGTTGCAAAAAGATAACGATGTTCCGGACAAAATAAAACAAGCTACTAAAGCGGAAATCGTATTGGCAGCTAGGAGAATTGCAGAAGGTTTCGAAACTTGCAAAATCGGTGAAAAGAATTTGTATGCTTATTTACCGACGGAAGAAAAAAGCTATGACATCCCCGTATTGGTAAATGCGTCGTTTTATTTAGTAGCTACACGAGAAAATCTCCATAAAGATAACATATGGAATAAATGGCTAATGAGTCAAGTTCCCATATATCTGATCTCCTGGATATCAGAGTTAGTCTTAACGGACATAGAAAGTGATGCATATACAATTCTTCCAAAAAAAATTGAAGGTACAGATTCATTAACTGTTGAATACAACAAGAGTTTAGAGCGTGCTAAAAGAGAAATAGCTTTTATCAGAAATTCAGACGATGTATTATTAAAAGTTGATGAAACTATTCTTGATATTACTAATTTATCTACAAAAGATTTTGTCGGACAAACTCCAGTTTTAGAATATAAAATAGCAGAAACTGGAATCACTTTTCCAAATAATCCCTTCGCAACAGACATTTCAAATCCAAGATTGAAAACTTTTGGTGTCAGAACTTTCGAATGGAAGGACTTTCCAAAAATGGCTGTAAACACTCCGTCATTTATAGATCATTTAAGCATTGAAAATAATAAACTTCTTATAGAACACCTTAAGTATCAAAGCTTATCAGAAGTTAATAGAATGGTTAATGATGTACTATTGAAAGATTGGCATTTTATCTTAGATCACAAAGGATCCATCCAAGCGCCGAATAATCTATACTTTTCAGAAATAGGCGTTAGTCCGAAAGCCGACAGTGTATTAAATTTTGTGCACCCTCAATTAGAGGAATGGCTTGAAAATAATCGAGATGTTAAGTTATGGCTGGATGGTCTAAATATCAAGGAAAAATCAGATGCCACCTTTCTAATCAACACGGTTGTCCGAAATGCCGAAGAGTTTGCAACAATTGATAACACTATAGAAACAATTAGAAAAGCAGCTGAATTATTACGAAAGGGAGATATTACTCTGGATATACCACCTAAACTTTCAAAATTGAGCATTTTGACTACTCAAGGAAATTTGGTATCTGCTGACAAATGCTATTTAAGTAATGCTTATAATCCGAGAGTTAAAATTCAAGATATTATTGAAGATGATATATTTGTAAGCGCTGATTATATTACTGGAAGTAATTTACAAGACTTGAAGACTCTATTTAATTATATGGGGATTAGCGAAGGCTTTTCTCTAATTGTAGAACCCAGAAAGACAAAAACAATTCTTATCCAAGAAGAATTTGAACAGGCATATTTCGATCAGCATAGAAATTTATATTTTAATGGGCATTTTACGCCATATGCATATAAAGACATCGCAAAATTTAATCTTTTATATTGTTTACATATCTATGAATTTTCAAAATTATTTTGGAAGGATGCAATTGCAAATACATTAGTTGAAAGCATAACTAAGCAGGCAACAGCGTTTTGGGGATATTCAAATAGACCAGGAGATACAGATGGTAATCAATTAGAAAATTATTTGCCCTGGTATCTGAAAAATCATGTTTGTATTCCGGCTATTGATGGCAAATGTTATAGCGCAGCAAATGTATTTCTTAATACAGATGATATTTTAAAAATAGCGTCTAACTACTTACCTGTATTTGACGGTCCCCAGATAAATGCAGATTGGAGAGGATTTTTTAACTTTAAAACCAAATTTGAACTGAAAGATTATCTTGATATATTAACTGCAATTTCCTCTAATCCTGATCACAAAAAAACCGATCAACAAAAAGTTATAGAGTTAATTCTCGATGATCTGACTAACTCGAATTTTAACGATTTGGAAGAAATTAGAAATTGGGGCACGACTGGTTCTCTTTCTGATATTAATGAATTTTATAGATCAACAAAAGATTTAAATTTTTACATTGATGGAAATTCCAGTGATCTTGGCGAGGGATATCACTTCGCATATTTTAGTCAAGCGATACAGAAGCATGTAGAATTTGAGAACTTTTTAAAACTTATCGGTATTACTATTATAAAACAGAGTGATTTTACAATTCAAGCCGATGATATTTTATCTGCAAAGTCACTTACTGATAAATTAGCATTTATCTTTCCGTATTGGGCTCAATGGCGAAGATCTGAAGTGCAAGGTGGATCCGAACAGGTTCTTGCCGAATTAAAAGAAAAATTCAAAAAATATACTTTTTTTCAAGCAGAAGAGCTTGTGATCAGATACGGTGAAAATTGGGAAACGAGAACAAATCACTACTTGATTGGAAACGATTTGTACGTAGTTACAGATTGGAAAAAGCTGAGTGTTTTACTGTCACTGGGAAACCAGCTTTGCCAAATATTAGATGCCCCAAAACTACAGGATCAACTTCAGTTTTTATTGCTATCTAACCCCAAGGAGATAGAAGATTACTTTGAGTACTGCAAAATTCCTTTACCAGCACAAGAGCAACTTATCGAATACAATGATCATCCCATCGCTGCGAATAAGAACTCAGTTACAGAATCAATCAACAGTCGTCAAATTCCTCAGAGTTTTTACCATATTCCAGAAGCAGATTATGACAGATTAAATTACACTAAAGTGATCATTAAACGAGCCGTTGGTAATATCATAGAGTATTTGAACACTCTTCCTGAATATGATTGTACTAGTTGCTTTGTCATTGCAGAAAGTGTTATAGGTGGCATTATAAAAAATGGAAACGAGATAACAGTCGTTGCAAGACCTTCAGACAAAAACTACACTCTTTTATATTTCACCTCTGAATTCGATGTTTTAGAATATGTAGACGCTGAATTATGGTGTGAAGATGGAATTAATGAACCTAAGCAAATTACTTTGGGTCAATTATTAAAAAAAACAGGTATTAATAAAATTCCTGTAAAAAATATTGATGTTTCTAATGATGATCTTACATCTTTTATAACTGCTCCAAAGAATGACCAGTTGGACTTTAATGCAGTTCCTTTTGCTCCGCAAAAGATTGCTCAGATTATTTCTTCTTTTGCTAATACAAACGGTGGAAGCCTTATCTTTGGAATAAAAGAGATTAATCCTGAGCATAATGAAATTGTTGGTCTAAGTAATGACTTTAGAATTGACGAAATAACAAAAAAAGCAATATCTTTCCTCCAGCCAATCCCATCGATCGAATATGATTGGGTAAATATTGGTGATCAGCAAGTTTACATGATTAAAACTGTAAAATCCGATATTGATATATTGTTTGATAATAGAAAATTTATTAGAGTTGAAAATAAATCATTAGTACAAAACGAGCCACTTCATAATGGTACTACTATCAATAATCCAACCTTCAACAAAACTATAGCAATAATAATTGCTATTGAAAATTATCACCCAAAAAATCAGATTAAACCTGTCAAATATGCTAATGCAGACTCTCAAAGGTTTAGAGACATGCTAATTAATGATCTTAATCTAGATGAGCAAGATATATACATGTTATCAAATGAAGATGCTCTTAAAAGCTCAATTGAATATGACTTACGAGGTCTTTTTTTATCACTTAAAGAAGATGACAGACTTGTGTTTTATTATGTTGGTCACGGTTTTCATAATGGCATTACCAACTATCTTTCAACGTATGATATGCATAAAAGCAATATACCAGGAACAGCGGTCTCATTGCAAGCAATTTTAATCGATCCATTACAAAAGTCTAAATGTAAAAATGCATTAATTTTTATTGATGCTTGTGCACAAAGCTTTATTGATGAAAATGAAAGGAATCATTGGTCAAACATCAATGAAGAAGAGCTAATAATTTTATCTCAAGATTTTCCAAACTATAGCATTTTTCTTTCGTGCCATGCTGGTCAAAGCTCATACTCTAGCGATATACTAGAAAATGGCATTTGGACCCATTATCTTATTGAAGCTATCGGAGGTAATGTCCCTGAGGTAATACACAATAGTAAGTACATTACGGACATTCTTTTACGCGATTACCTATCAATAAATGTTTCCGATTATGCTATGCAAGAACAGGGAAAATTTCAAAATCCAAAAGCAATTATTGATTCAAGCTTTGAGAATGTTATTAGGGAATTGAATTAG